The following proteins are co-located in the Trichormus variabilis 0441 genome:
- a CDS encoding Arm DNA-binding domain-containing protein, giving the protein MYTKTPKGKVPKGNVSIIDSNGRLQLRFRYGGKRYYLSLGLPDTKISRKAAEAKKNQIELDIASGNFDPTLDKYKPQSVLSTVEPDITPKVTPKITELWEGYINYKSSSLKETTKGYHNSFTKLFQRLGDIPLLDALKVKAELERITTVGQTKRALIQLNAACNWAVKHKLIDSNPYVGMANEMPKYRYQLEPKPNAFSEQEREKIIKAFKDHRGNWNGRGYTGISYSHYASLVEFLFLTGCRPSEAIGLQWKHIAEDCGYIRFEESVTTSGNGIPTRVQGSKNNKKRQFPCSERLRNLLISIKPENPYLDDLVFPSPKGKVINYNNFCNNAWNRIVDPIKPNTTPYSCRDTFITIQILKGVSESVIGKWCDTSVEMIEKHYADYLKMLNLRPID; this is encoded by the coding sequence ATGTACACCAAAACACCCAAAGGGAAAGTACCCAAGGGAAATGTCTCTATTATTGATTCCAATGGACGGCTACAACTACGATTTCGCTATGGAGGGAAAAGATACTATTTATCTCTTGGTTTACCCGATACAAAAATAAGCCGTAAAGCAGCAGAAGCAAAAAAGAATCAGATTGAGTTGGATATTGCTTCAGGAAATTTTGATCCAACTCTGGACAAGTACAAGCCTCAATCAGTGCTGAGTACCGTTGAACCTGACATTACACCCAAAGTTACACCCAAAATAACAGAACTTTGGGAAGGTTATATCAATTACAAATCATCAAGCCTCAAGGAAACAACTAAGGGATACCACAATAGCTTCACCAAACTGTTCCAACGTTTAGGTGATATACCATTGCTGGATGCTCTTAAAGTGAAAGCAGAATTGGAGAGGATAACTACAGTAGGGCAAACCAAGCGGGCATTGATTCAACTTAATGCAGCTTGCAACTGGGCTGTAAAACATAAGTTGATTGACTCTAACCCTTATGTGGGAATGGCTAACGAGATGCCAAAGTACCGTTATCAATTGGAACCTAAACCCAATGCTTTTTCAGAACAAGAAAGAGAAAAAATTATTAAAGCATTTAAAGATCATCGGGGAAATTGGAACGGTAGAGGCTATACAGGCATCAGTTATAGTCATTATGCTTCACTTGTAGAATTTTTATTCCTGACAGGTTGTCGTCCATCAGAAGCAATTGGGCTTCAATGGAAGCACATAGCAGAGGACTGTGGTTATATTCGCTTTGAAGAGTCAGTGACAACATCGGGAAATGGTATCCCTACAAGAGTACAGGGATCTAAAAACAACAAAAAACGGCAATTCCCTTGTTCAGAAAGATTAAGAAATTTACTGATATCTATAAAACCTGAAAATCCTTATTTAGATGATTTGGTTTTTCCTAGTCCAAAGGGAAAAGTAATCAACTACAACAATTTTTGTAATAATGCCTGGAATAGAATTGTTGACCCTATTAAACCAAACACTACACCTTATAGTTGTAGAGATACCTTCATCACTATTCAGATTCTTAAAGGCGTTTCCGAATCAGTCATAGGCAAATGGTGTGATACCAGCGTTGAGATGATTGAAAAGCATTATGCAGATTATCTAAAAATGCTGAATTTACGTCCCATTGATTAA
- a CDS encoding GGDEF domain-containing protein, translating to MRLIEILEAKPKSFSTLLSIFTVSLIGLINYCISPEISVSILYLLPIGIAAWFVNKHTGFFVAVSSDITNLVVNQIQDQYHLHPLIHFWNALVILSFFLFVSHLLSQLKTTLINLEKLARTDNLTGLTNRGFFLDIVNSEIEKSLRHREPLTLAYVDVDNFKQINDQFGHGFGDRLLQIIAKSTTNTLRKIDVIARLGGDEFAILLPRTSYESAEVVLHRLHTVLLASMKKENLSVTFSIGAITFNNPPKSVAEIIEIADNLMYLAKKKGKNLLQHELCDWKVESEDWKVVNSKF from the coding sequence ATGCGTTTAATTGAAATATTAGAGGCTAAACCTAAATCATTTTCAACTTTATTAAGTATATTTACGGTTAGTCTCATAGGGTTAATTAACTACTGTATTTCTCCTGAAATTTCTGTATCAATCTTATATTTACTTCCCATTGGCATTGCTGCATGGTTTGTCAACAAACATACAGGATTTTTCGTAGCAGTAAGCAGTGATATTACTAATCTTGTTGTTAATCAAATTCAAGATCAATATCATTTGCATCCTTTAATTCATTTTTGGAATGCACTCGTAATTTTAAGTTTTTTTCTGTTTGTTAGTCATCTGCTTTCACAACTAAAAACTACATTAATCAACTTAGAGAAATTAGCACGTACAGATAATCTCACTGGGTTGACCAATAGAGGATTTTTTTTAGATATAGTCAATAGCGAGATTGAAAAATCTTTGAGGCACCGCGAACCTCTCACACTAGCTTATGTTGATGTTGATAATTTTAAACAAATTAACGATCAGTTTGGTCATGGTTTTGGCGATCGCCTGCTGCAAATAATAGCAAAAAGCACTACTAACACTCTACGTAAAATAGATGTAATTGCTAGACTTGGTGGTGATGAATTTGCTATTTTATTACCGCGTACAAGTTATGAATCAGCAGAAGTAGTACTTCACCGATTGCATACAGTTCTTCTAGCTTCAATGAAGAAGGAAAATTTATCGGTAACTTTTAGTATTGGTGCTATTACTTTTAATAATCCGCCAAAATCAGTAGCGGAAATTATCGAAATTGCTGATAATTTAATGTATTTGGCTAAAAAGAAAGGTAAAAATTTATTGCAGCATGAATTGTGTGATTGGAAAGTGGAGAGTGAAGATTGGAAAGTGGTGAATAGTAAGTTTTGA
- the purD gene encoding phosphoribosylamine--glycine ligase, with protein MKVLVVGNGGREHALAWKLLQSPQIEQVACVPGNGGTATLARCQNVALAVDDFEGISQYALNQGFSLVVVGPEVPLAKGITDYLQEKGLMVFGPSRAGAQIEASKAWAKALMQEAGIPTAKAAVFTEAAAAKSYIQAQGAPIVVKADGLAAGKGVTVATTIEQAQSAIDAIFQGQFGSAGEFVVIEECLTGQEVSVLALTDGLTIRPLLPAQDHKRIGEGDTGENTGGMGAYAPAPIATPELMARVQTEVLERAIATLQSKGIDYRGVLYAGLMITPNGDFKVLEFNCRFGDPETQVILPLLATPLEELILACVQQRLGELPPIAWQGGASATVVAASGGYPGDYEKGQVITGIPQAEATGATVFHAGTKLNAQQQIVTDGGRVLNVTGIGENFQQALAQAYTGIKAIDFSGIYYRRDIGYRVNS; from the coding sequence GTGAAAGTTTTAGTTGTCGGTAACGGGGGACGTGAACACGCTCTAGCGTGGAAACTGTTGCAATCGCCACAAATTGAGCAAGTCGCCTGTGTACCAGGAAATGGGGGTACGGCAACTTTGGCACGTTGCCAAAATGTAGCTTTAGCCGTGGATGATTTTGAGGGAATTAGCCAATATGCCTTGAATCAGGGTTTTTCTTTGGTGGTAGTCGGGCCGGAAGTACCATTGGCAAAAGGAATTACTGACTATCTACAAGAAAAAGGGTTGATGGTATTTGGGCCAAGCCGAGCCGGAGCGCAAATTGAAGCGAGTAAGGCTTGGGCAAAAGCGCTGATGCAGGAAGCGGGGATTCCTACTGCTAAGGCTGCGGTATTTACAGAGGCGGCAGCAGCCAAGTCATATATTCAGGCACAGGGAGCGCCTATCGTCGTCAAGGCGGATGGTTTAGCTGCCGGTAAGGGTGTCACCGTGGCAACGACAATTGAGCAGGCACAGAGCGCCATTGATGCCATATTTCAAGGGCAGTTTGGTAGTGCGGGTGAGTTTGTTGTCATTGAAGAATGTTTGACTGGGCAAGAAGTTTCTGTGTTGGCTTTGACGGATGGGCTGACAATTCGTCCCTTGTTACCCGCCCAAGACCATAAGCGAATTGGCGAAGGCGATACAGGCGAAAATACAGGCGGGATGGGAGCTTATGCACCAGCACCAATCGCCACACCAGAGTTAATGGCACGGGTGCAAACAGAAGTTTTAGAAAGAGCGATCGCCACCTTACAATCTAAAGGCATTGATTATCGTGGTGTACTCTACGCCGGGTTGATGATTACACCTAATGGCGATTTTAAGGTTTTAGAATTTAACTGCCGCTTTGGCGACCCAGAAACACAAGTTATCCTCCCCTTATTAGCCACTCCCCTAGAAGAACTGATTCTAGCTTGTGTACAGCAGCGTTTAGGGGAACTACCACCCATTGCTTGGCAGGGGGGAGCATCCGCCACCGTCGTAGCAGCTTCCGGCGGCTATCCTGGGGATTATGAAAAAGGCCAAGTCATTACAGGCATTCCCCAAGCAGAAGCCACAGGCGCAACTGTATTTCATGCAGGTACAAAGTTGAACGCGCAACAACAGATAGTTACAGATGGCGGTAGAGTCCTAAATGTTACAGGAATCGGAGAAAATTTCCAACAAGCCCTCGCGCAAGCGTACACTGGAATTAAAGCCATAGACTTTTCGGGCATATATTACCGGAGAGATATTGGTTATAGAGTCAATAGTTGA
- a CDS encoding NAD-dependent epimerase/dehydratase family protein, translating to MAKIIVTGAAGFIGSHLVETLLKQGEEVIGIDEVNDYYDPLLKRKNIAYLQSSPNFTFIEGDIQFLDWPSLLQDVTVVYHQAAQAGVRASWGKGFRAYTERNINATQVLLEAAKDAQQLTRFVFASTSSVYGDAETLPTHEGIPPQPVSPYGITKLAAERLCGLYHKNFGVPFVALRYFTVYGPRQRPDMAFHKFFKSVLQDEAIPVYGDGQQTRDFTFVSDAVAANLAAASVPTAVGEIFNIGGGSRVVLAEVLDTMEQIVGQPIKRNHIEKAMGDARHTAADVSKARKILGYEPQVSLREGLSLEWQWVKALYA from the coding sequence ATGGCAAAAATTATAGTTACTGGAGCAGCAGGATTTATTGGTTCGCACCTGGTAGAAACCCTCCTAAAACAAGGTGAAGAAGTAATCGGGATTGATGAAGTGAATGATTACTACGATCCCTTGTTAAAACGTAAAAATATCGCCTATTTACAATCGTCGCCTAACTTCACTTTCATTGAAGGAGATATTCAGTTTCTAGATTGGCCGTCTCTCCTCCAAGATGTGACTGTGGTCTACCATCAGGCGGCGCAGGCGGGAGTTAGGGCAAGTTGGGGTAAAGGTTTCCGTGCTTATACTGAGCGCAATATTAATGCAACACAAGTTTTGTTGGAAGCAGCTAAGGATGCTCAACAATTAACTAGGTTTGTGTTTGCATCTACTTCTAGTGTGTATGGGGATGCGGAAACCTTACCTACTCACGAAGGAATTCCTCCTCAACCGGTTTCTCCTTATGGAATTACTAAGTTAGCCGCCGAGCGTTTGTGTGGACTGTATCACAAAAATTTCGGTGTGCCGTTTGTGGCTTTACGTTATTTCACTGTATATGGCCCTAGACAGCGCCCTGATATGGCTTTCCATAAGTTTTTTAAATCGGTTTTACAGGATGAAGCGATTCCTGTTTACGGAGATGGACAGCAAACTCGTGACTTTACATTTGTGAGCGATGCTGTAGCGGCCAATTTAGCGGCTGCTAGTGTACCAACTGCTGTAGGAGAAATTTTTAATATTGGTGGTGGTAGTAGAGTGGTTTTGGCTGAGGTCTTAGACACAATGGAACAAATTGTTGGTCAGCCAATTAAGAGAAATCACATAGAAAAGGCAATGGGTGATGCACGTCACACGGCTGCTGATGTATCTAAGGCACGGAAAATTTTAGGATATGAACCACAGGTTTCTTTGAGGGAGGGTTTGAGCCTAGAATGGCAGTGGGTGAAGGCTTTGTACGCCTAG
- a CDS encoding YqeG family HAD IIIA-type phosphatase, producing the protein MTHIKTWLSKLHYSTSIEQPDKLPKQILTLAEIKIDWLKNVGIRGVILDLDNTIISEDDRYLSPWAEDWIAEAKLAGLKLFILSNGKRRYRVKYWSHRLDINAISPANKPFPSAFRKAITQMRLPSKNVLVIGDSLHTDIMGAKLSGCPCIQVASLPHPPRWWEKLAGKWVQIPYPKGKELWEFEGAFGYKIFL; encoded by the coding sequence GTGACGCATATAAAAACTTGGTTGAGTAAACTGCATTACTCAACCTCCATAGAACAGCCTGATAAATTACCAAAACAAATCCTGACTTTAGCTGAAATTAAAATTGACTGGCTCAAAAATGTGGGGATTCGAGGCGTTATTCTTGACCTAGACAACACCATCATTTCAGAAGACGATCGCTACCTTTCTCCTTGGGCAGAAGATTGGATAGCCGAAGCTAAGTTAGCAGGCTTAAAGCTTTTTATTCTCTCAAATGGGAAACGTCGCTACCGCGTTAAATATTGGTCACATCGCCTTGATATTAACGCCATCAGTCCAGCCAATAAACCTTTTCCCTCAGCATTTCGCAAGGCCATAACTCAGATGCGCTTGCCATCAAAAAATGTCCTAGTAATTGGGGATAGTTTACATACAGATATTATGGGAGCAAAGCTTTCTGGATGCCCTTGTATTCAAGTTGCTAGTTTACCCCATCCACCGCGCTGGTGGGAAAAATTAGCAGGTAAATGGGTACAAATACCTTATCCAAAGGGGAAAGAATTATGGGAATTTGAAGGAGCGTTTGGGTATAAAATCTTTTTGTAA
- a CDS encoding decaprenyl-phosphate phosphoribosyltransferase: MDTGRNSLPAGSLWMSIFHNLASHLAAMRPKQWTKNLVVFAAPLFAFSINLQSLLGGLFAFILFCSASSGFYLINDIADVASDRQHPVKCKRPIAAGLVSIPVAVGMALLLLGGALSISWWRSPQLGAAITGYAVLQVAYNLKLKRLVILDVIAIATGFVLRAFGGAAATDIVLSAWFLLCTAMLALFLGIEKRKAELRLAEIQGTKLRAVLKRYSLPLLGRMESVVTTGTVLAYALWSSGPALRGASTPWMLITLPFVLYGIFRYQLLSDPQEIAHEGEDHLEKGGRSERPEEVLLKDKGILFTVIGWICTCFVILWLKNQGIIQ, translated from the coding sequence ATGGACACCGGACGCAATTCTTTGCCCGCAGGCTCCTTATGGATGAGTATTTTTCACAATCTGGCATCTCATTTAGCAGCTATGCGTCCCAAACAATGGACAAAAAATCTAGTGGTATTTGCTGCGCCGTTGTTTGCCTTCAGTATCAATCTACAGTCCTTGCTAGGCGGATTGTTTGCATTTATACTATTTTGTTCTGCGTCCAGTGGCTTTTATCTCATTAACGATATTGCCGATGTCGCCTCAGATCGTCAACATCCTGTCAAGTGTAAGCGGCCAATTGCGGCTGGGTTGGTGAGTATTCCAGTAGCAGTCGGGATGGCATTGTTGTTGCTGGGTGGAGCTTTGAGTATCAGCTGGTGGCGATCGCCACAGTTAGGTGCAGCAATCACAGGGTATGCAGTTTTACAAGTTGCTTATAACCTAAAACTCAAACGCCTAGTGATTTTAGATGTAATTGCGATCGCCACCGGATTTGTCTTGCGGGCTTTTGGTGGTGCGGCTGCAACAGACATTGTTTTATCAGCTTGGTTTTTACTTTGTACAGCAATGTTGGCGTTATTTTTGGGCATTGAAAAACGTAAAGCCGAATTGCGTTTGGCAGAAATTCAAGGTACAAAACTCCGTGCTGTACTCAAACGCTACTCCTTACCCCTCTTAGGACGGATGGAAAGCGTAGTGACTACAGGTACAGTCCTCGCTTATGCTCTTTGGAGTTCAGGGCCAGCTTTACGTGGCGCATCAACTCCTTGGATGCTAATAACCTTACCATTCGTACTGTATGGTATTTTCCGCTATCAACTTCTCAGCGACCCCCAAGAAATTGCCCATGAAGGCGAAGATCATCTAGAAAAAGGTGGACGCAGTGAAAGACCGGAAGAAGTCTTGTTAAAAGACAAAGGAATTCTTTTCACGGTAATTGGTTGGATCTGCACTTGTTTTGTAATTCTATGGTTAAAAAATCAGGGAATTATTCAATAA
- a CDS encoding excisionase family protein, whose protein sequence is MNYFVSKRQLSEQIGLSSETFKRYRLKGIWEEGIHWQKINSRTTLYNITLILDWIANRDNPQAHQRAIDIYLQSLPSNQPQKRGRKVN, encoded by the coding sequence ATGAACTATTTTGTTAGCAAAAGACAGCTATCAGAACAAATAGGTTTATCATCTGAAACATTTAAGCGATATCGGCTCAAAGGGATTTGGGAAGAAGGAATCCATTGGCAAAAAATAAATTCCAGAACTACGCTTTACAACATTACTTTAATACTCGATTGGATTGCTAATAGAGATAATCCACAGGCGCATCAAAGAGCGATAGATATTTATCTTCAGTCCCTTCCATCTAATCAACCACAGAAAAGAGGAAGGAAGGTCAATTGA
- a CDS encoding DMT family transporter — MNNPIIFALLILTTVGLNTLAQTLLKLGAGQNPLNLYLIGGICCYGLSTIFYVLVLGKLNLSIAYPLVIGLTIVLTTIAGAVVLREKVLVSQWIGIGLLLSGISAIALAKPS, encoded by the coding sequence ATGAATAATCCAATTATCTTCGCTTTATTAATTCTCACTACAGTAGGTTTAAATACACTAGCACAAACCCTATTGAAATTAGGCGCAGGACAGAACCCGTTAAATTTATATTTAATAGGTGGGATTTGTTGCTACGGCTTAAGCACAATTTTTTATGTATTGGTTTTAGGGAAACTAAACTTATCCATAGCCTACCCATTAGTCATCGGATTAACTATTGTTCTGACTACAATAGCCGGGGCTGTAGTTTTGCGAGAAAAAGTTTTAGTTTCCCAATGGATAGGCATAGGTTTGCTGTTGAGTGGAATTAGTGCGATCGCTTTAGCTAAACCCTCTTAG
- a CDS encoding DUF2157 domain-containing protein, with protein MSSPSDHPLRIELRLPSSHPELLEGLDIWLRLGLISDTQVKQICRDYLVCRIELQSQTVREPERVVATIRTPEKPLVAQLPEKPRKQPKEATQPNIATRMLQSLGEELSVRWLLFLGVFLVVISSGVLAASQWERFPASGQYGVLLAYTLSFWGFSFWAGRQNNLRLTAQTLLIVTLLLVPVNFWAMDSFRLWRNPLDWVTVAIAAPILTVVTVLLWRNRTVITNFPRGKLPLVNVLGLSYLHWGWKLPGFPIIAVYVAMITTTIITIYHSRRQPIPSTDEGEPSHKPIINIYAAVIVYALLLLLSRAIFVAGVEITQLGLAIGICGWLTTWLAQQGRQKQTSPVSPLPWEKLGGILLLIGWLVAVVEQPAQAIAVSGLILWVGGVRLYKYSWQGDLALIFVVGLQAIWLGWRLVPSGFQQLAIAVGTQLTQAQNEPWALISIALFPYIVFMVVLTETLHHYRKREVAQFGEFLTLLLGTCLTTIATVNPTLRSLNFLLSTTTLAVISKRRSPVPVPLVYLTHVGGLLTLCSIIDKLLPALDLHIWASIFLVLMLAEWVYSLGNGVWQRSGWYIGLGLAVVSFWLLWNNTQSIWTGGVDSQGHWNVIWLVTPIALTALASRTTDHHRTTNSLLSILTVGMAQLLTLPLPGTRLISLAVSTGVMYANSRYLPSPQVAGVTIGFGLSFIGALLWEVLPRFTFAGWCVAGAIATLSLWLGRTVLLRRNQELASIYADAADKWAIALCGLELLNLTRHSLVVYQGFEAPGILYLIATAITLGAITYRYWRQPTDWAFYGIGWCVELLIAEVLGFGERSIIRVAIANIALGLFTQLLGEWWRRRYQLTQLPNSFHILPVFYGLFSVLLRFNTFTDWSGLCSLGVALIFIGVGRRSQEFKPLRYLGIIGVSVSAYEMLFYQMSQASGGGLGDGLIAMAALGTTIMSAYRILNPWLRNYLLLSTQELKLIAHLHWAWSSALLMTAITLPIQVNRLVGLGTGVFLITYAILQGRTKPDEPVSRVFDRITTADLWVYLGFVLVAGMRVYWRETAVGQIITGVLVPWNGAIACVFAYFLYILPWQSWGWSQKPWRQAAYIVPLVILGETRLYVHPLTLLIAAGFYIFLAKVGENIRFTYISVALIDWALFSWLHQLRLTDNLWYVTVIGLSLLYIAQVDPELIQPESKLTRHSLRILGSGVICGWAILFHQNAPLIPGSFALIAIFTGLALRIRAFLYVGTATFLITSIYQLVILSLRYPFLKWVVGLLVGIALISIAANFETRRAQLNSILRNTTNQFDEWE; from the coding sequence ATGTCATCGCCCTCTGATCACCCGTTGAGAATTGAACTTAGGCTCCCGTCTTCCCACCCTGAACTACTGGAAGGGTTGGATATATGGTTGCGTTTGGGTCTAATATCAGACACTCAAGTTAAGCAAATATGTCGAGATTACCTTGTTTGTCGGATAGAGTTACAATCCCAGACTGTCCGGGAACCAGAAAGGGTAGTTGCAACTATTAGAACACCAGAAAAGCCTTTAGTTGCTCAGTTACCAGAAAAACCCAGAAAACAACCAAAAGAAGCGACACAACCCAACATCGCTACCAGAATGTTGCAGTCGCTAGGAGAGGAACTAAGTGTTCGTTGGTTATTATTTCTAGGTGTATTCTTAGTTGTAATTTCATCAGGGGTACTGGCGGCCAGCCAATGGGAGAGATTCCCGGCTTCTGGACAGTACGGGGTTTTATTGGCTTATACGTTGAGTTTTTGGGGCTTTAGCTTTTGGGCTGGTAGACAAAATAACCTGAGATTAACAGCGCAGACATTATTGATTGTCACCCTGTTATTAGTACCAGTTAACTTTTGGGCAATGGACAGTTTCCGGTTGTGGCGTAATCCTTTAGATTGGGTAACAGTAGCGATCGCCGCCCCAATATTAACGGTAGTAACAGTATTGCTGTGGAGAAATCGCACAGTTATCACCAATTTCCCCAGAGGAAAGTTACCGTTAGTCAATGTTTTAGGGTTGAGTTATCTGCATTGGGGATGGAAATTACCAGGATTTCCCATAATTGCAGTTTATGTGGCAATGATCACTACAACCATCATCACAATTTATCACAGTCGCCGCCAACCCATACCCTCAACAGATGAAGGTGAACCATCCCACAAACCAATCATCAATATATATGCTGCCGTTATTGTTTATGCTTTATTACTTCTGCTATCACGGGCAATTTTCGTTGCTGGGGTGGAGATTACCCAATTAGGTTTAGCCATTGGTATTTGTGGTTGGTTAACAACTTGGCTAGCACAGCAAGGAAGACAAAAACAAACATCCCCCGTATCTCCACTTCCTTGGGAAAAACTCGGCGGTATTCTTCTCTTGATTGGTTGGTTAGTAGCGGTAGTAGAACAGCCAGCACAAGCGATCGCTGTTAGTGGCTTGATTTTGTGGGTGGGAGGAGTGCGCCTATATAAATACAGCTGGCAAGGTGATTTGGCCTTGATATTTGTCGTCGGTTTGCAGGCGATTTGGTTAGGTTGGCGATTAGTTCCCTCTGGATTCCAGCAATTAGCGATCGCCGTTGGCACCCAACTTACTCAAGCACAAAATGAACCTTGGGCGTTAATCAGTATTGCTTTATTTCCTTATATAGTTTTCATGGTGGTGCTGACAGAAACCCTGCATCATTACCGCAAGCGTGAAGTTGCCCAGTTTGGCGAATTTTTAACACTGCTACTGGGTACTTGCTTAACAACGATCGCCACCGTTAATCCTACCTTGCGATCGCTCAACTTTTTGTTATCCACCACCACCTTAGCAGTCATCAGCAAACGCCGTTCTCCTGTACCTGTGCCTTTGGTATACCTGACTCATGTTGGTGGATTATTAACACTCTGTTCAATCATCGATAAACTCTTACCCGCCCTAGATTTACATATTTGGGCTAGCATCTTCCTCGTGCTGATGTTGGCAGAGTGGGTATATAGTTTGGGTAACGGAGTATGGCAACGTAGTGGCTGGTATATCGGTTTAGGACTAGCTGTTGTTAGTTTTTGGTTATTGTGGAACAATACACAGTCTATCTGGACGGGTGGAGTTGACAGCCAAGGCCATTGGAATGTGATTTGGTTAGTTACACCCATAGCCCTGACAGCTTTAGCCAGTCGCACAACAGACCATCATCGTACCACCAACAGTCTTTTAAGCATCCTCACGGTAGGGATGGCACAGCTATTAACCTTACCCTTACCTGGAACCAGATTGATTAGTTTGGCGGTGAGTACAGGGGTGATGTATGCCAATAGCCGCTACCTACCCAGTCCACAAGTTGCAGGCGTTACCATTGGTTTTGGTTTAAGCTTCATTGGGGCATTGCTATGGGAAGTTTTACCGCGCTTCACATTTGCAGGATGGTGTGTCGCGGGTGCGATCGCTACCTTAAGTTTATGGTTAGGACGCACAGTATTACTACGCCGTAACCAAGAATTAGCCAGTATCTATGCAGATGCAGCAGATAAATGGGCGATCGCCTTATGTGGATTAGAACTATTAAATCTCACCCGTCATTCCCTAGTTGTTTATCAAGGATTTGAAGCTCCTGGGATTTTATACTTAATTGCTACAGCAATCACCTTAGGGGCAATTACTTATCGTTATTGGCGACAACCCACAGACTGGGCATTTTATGGAATTGGTTGGTGTGTAGAGTTATTGATTGCTGAGGTTTTGGGATTTGGAGAACGTTCAATTATTCGGGTAGCCATTGCCAATATCGCCTTGGGTTTATTCACCCAATTGTTAGGCGAGTGGTGGCGAAGACGTTACCAATTAACCCAACTACCCAATAGTTTCCACATCTTGCCTGTATTTTATGGTTTATTTAGTGTACTGCTGCGGTTTAACACCTTTACCGATTGGTCTGGGTTATGTTCCTTGGGTGTAGCCTTAATTTTCATTGGTGTAGGGCGACGTAGCCAAGAGTTCAAACCCCTACGTTACTTAGGGATTATCGGTGTATCTGTCTCAGCTTATGAGATGTTGTTCTATCAAATGTCACAAGCCTCCGGCGGTGGTTTAGGTGACGGCTTAATTGCGATGGCTGCTTTGGGTACAACTATTATGTCTGCCTACCGCATCCTCAACCCTTGGCTAAGAAATTACCTACTTCTCAGCACCCAAGAACTGAAACTAATTGCTCATCTGCACTGGGCTTGGAGTAGTGCTTTACTCATGACAGCAATTACTCTACCCATCCAAGTTAATCGCCTTGTGGGATTGGGAACAGGAGTATTTTTAATTACCTACGCCATCCTACAAGGTAGAACAAAACCAGATGAACCCGTTTCTCGTGTTTTCGATCGCATCACCACCGCAGACTTATGGGTATACCTTGGCTTTGTATTAGTAGCTGGGATGAGAGTGTATTGGCGGGAAACTGCCGTAGGACAAATAATCACAGGGGTTTTAGTGCCTTGGAATGGTGCGATCGCCTGCGTATTTGCTTATTTCTTATATATCTTACCGTGGCAAAGTTGGGGATGGTCACAAAAACCTTGGCGACAAGCTGCCTATATTGTGCCACTGGTAATTTTAGGAGAAACTAGACTCTACGTTCACCCACTCACTCTACTCATAGCCGCAGGTTTTTACATCTTTTTAGCCAAGGTAGGCGAAAACATCCGTTTTACTTATATAAGTGTGGCATTGATAGATTGGGCGCTATTTTCCTGGTTGCATCAGTTACGCCTCACCGATAACTTATGGTACGTCACAGTTATTGGTTTATCACTGCTGTATATTGCCCAAGTTGATCCAGAACTGATCCAGCCAGAATCTAAACTAACTCGTCACAGCCTCCGAATATTAGGTAGTGGCGTAATATGTGGATGGGCAATCCTATTTCACCAAAATGCACCCCTCATCCCTGGGAGTTTCGCCTTAATTGCCATTTTTACTGGATTAGCTTTAAGAATCAGAGCCTTTCTCTATGTTGGTACAGCCACGTTTCTCATCACCAGTATTTACCAGCTAGTAATTTTGAGCTTACGTTACCCCTTCTTAAAATGGGTTGTCGGCTTACTTGTTGGTATTGCCCTAATTTCCATCGCCGCCAACTTTGAAACCCGCCGCGCTCAACTAAATTCCATACTTCGCAACACCACCAATCAATTTGACGAATGGGAGTGA